One window of Streptococcus suis genomic DNA carries:
- the pepA gene encoding glutamyl aminopeptidase produces the protein MTLFDKIKEVTELQSLPGFESEVRNHIRQKITPHVDRIETDGLGGIFGIKDTTAEQAPRILVAGHMDEVGFMISQIKPDGTFRVVELGGWNPLVVSSQAFTLHLQDGRKIPAISGSVPPHLSRGGNTPGLPAIGDIIFDAGFADYDEAWSYGVRPGDVLVPKNETILSANGKNVISKAWDNRFGVLMVTELLENLSGQALPNQLIAGANVQEEVGLRGAHASTTKFNPDIFLAVDCSPAGDIYGDQGKIGDGTLLRFYDPGHIMLKNMKDFLLTTAEEAGIKYQYYCGKGGTDAGAAHLKNHGVPSTTIGVCARYIHSHQTLYSMDDFLEAQAFLQAIVKKLDRSTVDLIKNY, from the coding sequence ATGACCCTTTTTGACAAGATTAAAGAAGTGACCGAATTGCAGAGCCTGCCTGGTTTTGAGAGTGAAGTGCGCAACCATATCCGCCAGAAAATCACACCTCACGTTGACCGCATTGAAACAGATGGTTTGGGTGGAATTTTTGGGATTAAGGACACGACAGCTGAACAAGCACCGCGAATATTGGTTGCAGGTCACATGGATGAAGTCGGCTTTATGATTAGCCAAATCAAGCCAGACGGCACCTTCCGTGTGGTGGAACTAGGCGGTTGGAACCCACTGGTCGTATCCAGTCAAGCCTTTACCCTGCATTTGCAAGACGGACGTAAAATCCCTGCCATTTCGGGCTCTGTCCCACCTCACCTTTCTCGCGGTGGAAATACTCCGGGTCTACCAGCCATCGGCGATATTATTTTTGATGCTGGTTTTGCTGACTACGACGAGGCTTGGTCTTACGGTGTGCGCCCGGGTGATGTCTTGGTTCCGAAAAACGAGACCATCCTATCAGCCAACGGTAAAAATGTCATTTCCAAGGCTTGGGACAATCGCTTCGGTGTCCTTATGGTGACTGAATTACTGGAAAACCTATCCGGTCAAGCATTGCCAAATCAGTTGATTGCCGGGGCAAATGTGCAAGAAGAGGTTGGCCTACGTGGAGCTCATGCTTCTACAACCAAGTTCAATCCGGACATTTTCCTTGCTGTTGATTGCTCACCAGCTGGCGACATCTATGGCGACCAAGGAAAAATTGGTGACGGAACTCTGCTTCGTTTCTATGATCCAGGTCATATCATGTTAAAAAACATGAAAGACTTCCTCCTCACAACTGCTGAGGAAGCTGGCATTAAATATCAATACTACTGTGGTAAAGGTGGAACAGATGCCGGTGCAGCCCACTTGAAAAACCATGGTGTTCCATCAACAACTATCGGTGTCTGCGCTCGCTACATCCATTCACATCAAACTCTCTACAGCATGGATGACTTCTTAGAGGCTCAAGCCTTCTTGCAAGCCATCGTTAAAAAGTTAGACCGCTCAACGGTTGACTTAATCAAAAACTATTAA
- a CDS encoding thioredoxin family protein has product MIFPQNYEEVAVLVQSGQRTVFLFMTSWCGDCHYIKPHLPAIEAAFPDMTFVQLDRDDFMPLAQEWNIFGIPSLVVLENGQEIGRFVDKNRKTKQQIIDFLEGLPV; this is encoded by the coding sequence ATGATTTTTCCACAGAATTACGAGGAAGTGGCCGTGCTCGTCCAGTCTGGTCAGCGGACAGTTTTTCTCTTTATGACCAGCTGGTGTGGGGATTGCCACTATATCAAGCCGCATTTGCCAGCTATCGAGGCTGCTTTTCCCGACATGACCTTTGTCCAGTTAGATCGGGATGACTTCATGCCCCTGGCTCAAGAATGGAATATTTTCGGCATTCCTAGCTTGGTTGTCTTGGAAAATGGTCAGGAAATTGGACGCTTTGTCGATAAAAACCGTAAAACCAAGCAGCAAATCATTGACTTTTTAGAAGGATTACCAGTATGA
- the comGC gene encoding competence type IV pilus major pilin ComGC — MKKLLKMKKKGFTLVEMLVVLGIISVLLLLFVPNLSKQKEAVRKKGDQAVVKVVESQMELYELEHDKKATVADLQSAGYIDKKQAEEYEKAKASNPDNQ, encoded by the coding sequence ATGAAGAAATTACTAAAAATGAAGAAAAAAGGTTTCACTCTGGTGGAAATGTTAGTCGTCCTTGGAATTATTAGTGTGCTTTTACTCTTGTTTGTGCCTAATTTGAGCAAGCAGAAAGAGGCGGTACGGAAAAAAGGAGATCAGGCAGTTGTCAAAGTAGTAGAGAGTCAGATGGAGCTCTATGAATTGGAACATGACAAGAAAGCAACAGTAGCCGATTTGCAATCTGCTGGCTACATTGACAAAAAACAGGCAGAAGAATATGAGAAAGCTAAAGCCTCTAATCCAGATAACCAATAA
- a CDS encoding DUF4651 domain-containing protein, with amino-acid sequence MNKKKVAVLAGLVGAGVLTASAQFYRKVQEDRKKAQALQQVRAYFADLGSIATVYVDETQSQSDYLVGGVIMEDGRIFLFENTKGDITFEEEVR; translated from the coding sequence ATGAATAAGAAAAAGGTAGCCGTGCTAGCCGGCTTAGTGGGGGCAGGTGTGCTCACCGCTAGCGCTCAATTTTACCGCAAGGTTCAGGAAGACCGTAAAAAGGCTCAGGCTCTCCAGCAGGTTCGGGCTTACTTCGCCGATTTGGGCAGCATTGCCACGGTCTATGTGGATGAAACCCAGTCCCAGTCCGACTATTTGGTAGGCGGGGTCATCATGGAAGATGGTCGCATTTTTCTATTTGAAAATACCAAAGGTGACATCACATTTGAGGAGGAAGTGAGATGA
- a CDS encoding bifunctional folylpolyglutamate synthase/dihydrofolate synthase, whose amino-acid sequence MNYQETRRWLSNRPASDLEHGIARVNWILERLDNPQLQVPTIHFVGTNGKGSTLNALQSILQSSGYRVGRFTSPSIIDFREQIVFEQEMISEEDFSRIVTDLQPLIEDLDQTAGLDAISEFEIVVVAMFVYFAHYQRPDILLVEAGMGGLLDATNVLSPLAVVCPSIGLDHQAFLGETHAAIARHKVAVLRERVPLLYATDQPEVVAVFEDHASQLQSPTYAVGREILLENSRAGFAVSSPLGRVEELTLQMQGRHQEVNAALAVTTAQLLSPDFPKITNETVRQGLSQAIWPGRLELMKPRLMIDGAHNNESIAVLTELLEEKYADRDIEILFAAINTKPVDQMLSQLSQFGPVSVTTFDDFRAVQLEDYPSGYERVQTYQEWLEQADLDNPKKLYLITGSLYFITYVRKYILEELV is encoded by the coding sequence ATGAATTATCAAGAAACTCGCCGGTGGCTATCTAATCGCCCGGCTTCTGATTTGGAACACGGGATTGCACGTGTCAACTGGATTTTGGAACGCTTGGACAATCCCCAACTTCAAGTTCCGACTATTCACTTTGTTGGTACAAATGGCAAGGGCTCGACCCTCAACGCCTTACAGTCTATCTTGCAGTCTTCGGGCTACAGAGTTGGTCGCTTTACTTCACCGTCTATCATTGATTTTCGAGAGCAGATTGTCTTTGAGCAAGAGATGATTTCAGAGGAAGATTTTTCGAGGATTGTGACAGACTTGCAACCTTTGATTGAGGACTTGGACCAGACGGCTGGACTGGATGCTATATCGGAGTTTGAGATTGTAGTAGTGGCTATGTTTGTCTACTTTGCCCACTACCAGCGTCCTGATATTCTCTTGGTTGAAGCGGGAATGGGGGGGCTGTTGGATGCGACAAATGTCCTGTCTCCGCTGGCGGTTGTCTGCCCTTCGATCGGTCTGGACCACCAGGCTTTTTTGGGAGAGACCCACGCTGCTATAGCCCGTCACAAGGTTGCTGTCTTGCGTGAGCGGGTTCCCCTCCTCTATGCGACCGACCAGCCAGAAGTGGTGGCAGTATTTGAGGATCACGCCAGTCAGCTTCAGAGTCCGACCTATGCGGTGGGGCGGGAGATTCTTTTGGAAAATAGCAGAGCAGGCTTTGCAGTTTCAAGTCCTCTCGGCCGTGTGGAAGAGTTAACGCTACAGATGCAAGGTCGTCACCAGGAGGTCAATGCAGCCTTGGCAGTGACAACAGCTCAGCTTCTCAGCCCTGATTTTCCAAAGATTACCAATGAAACCGTCCGCCAGGGCTTGTCCCAAGCCATCTGGCCAGGCCGTTTAGAATTGATGAAACCAAGGCTCATGATTGACGGAGCCCACAATAATGAAAGCATCGCCGTCCTGACAGAACTCTTGGAAGAAAAGTATGCTGACAGAGATATTGAAATTCTCTTTGCAGCCATCAATACCAAGCCAGTGGACCAGATGTTGTCCCAGCTTAGCCAATTTGGACCTGTTAGCGTTACGACTTTTGACGATTTCAGAGCGGTACAGTTAGAAGATTATCCGTCAGGCTACGAACGGGTGCAGACCTATCAGGAATGGTTGGAGCAGGCGGACTTGGACAATCCCAAAAAACTCTACCTGATTACAGGCTCGCTATATTTCATTACCTATGTGAGGAAGTACATTTTAGAAGAACTTGTATAG
- the comGG gene encoding competence type IV pilus minor pilin ComGG has product MLLKKKVKAGILLYALLMLAVFALLLQFYLNQQVSEGQLIGASRESTQAYLVAQMTKDQVVEEVSRLAKEEAAKESQEKFLAEKAEQARKEQEEKKGETSEESVTSQTKERPSESGEESVSAEDMERSNNETAQTSQKEEVKKESKPKSIETSGQLSFVQGQAQYQVKKEKLTVTIQLSSGRTYQYQFMMKEEKERVEES; this is encoded by the coding sequence ATGCTTTTGAAGAAAAAGGTTAAGGCTGGTATCCTACTCTATGCCCTGCTCATGCTGGCAGTTTTCGCTCTCTTGCTGCAATTTTACCTCAATCAGCAAGTGTCTGAAGGTCAGTTGATTGGAGCCAGTCGAGAATCCACGCAAGCCTATCTCGTAGCCCAGATGACCAAGGACCAGGTGGTTGAGGAAGTGTCACGCTTGGCTAAGGAAGAAGCAGCAAAAGAGAGTCAAGAAAAATTCTTGGCGGAAAAGGCTGAGCAAGCTAGGAAGGAGCAGGAAGAAAAGAAAGGAGAGACATCGGAAGAAAGTGTGACTTCTCAAACGAAGGAGAGACCATCTGAAAGTGGGGAAGAATCGGTATCTGCAGAAGATATGGAAAGGTCAAATAATGAGACCGCGCAGACCAGTCAAAAAGAAGAGGTGAAGAAAGAAAGTAAGCCAAAATCAATTGAAACGTCTGGTCAGCTGTCCTTTGTCCAAGGGCAGGCTCAGTACCAGGTCAAGAAAGAAAAGCTGACCGTGACAATCCAGTTATCAAGCGGTCGGACCTATCAGTATCAATTTATGATGAAGGAGGAAAAAGAGAGGGTAGAGGAGTCATAA
- a CDS encoding acetate kinase — MSKTIAINAGSSSLKWQLYQMPEETVLAAGIIERIGLKDSISTVKYDGKKESETLDIADHVQAVKILLDDLLKHNIIADFSEITGVGHRVVAGGEIFKESALIDDQVLKQIEDLSSLAPLHNPANAAGIRAFKDILPDITSVAVFDTAFHTTMPEHAYMYPIPQKYYKENKVRKYGAHGTSHYYVAHEAAKVLGRPIEELKLITAHIGNGVSITANYHGESVDTSMGFTPLAGPMMGTRSGDIDPAIIPYLIENVDELKDASDVVNVLNKQSGLLGLSGISSDMRDIENGLQEKHPGAVLAYNVFIDRIKKFIGQYLAVLNGADALVFTAGMGENAPLMRNDVVEGLSWFGIELDPEKNVFGNYGDISTAESKVRVLVIPTDEELVIAREVERLK, encoded by the coding sequence ATGTCAAAAACAATTGCGATTAACGCCGGTAGTTCAAGTCTTAAATGGCAACTGTACCAAATGCCAGAAGAAACGGTATTAGCGGCCGGAATTATCGAACGTATCGGTCTCAAGGACTCTATTTCAACAGTTAAGTATGATGGCAAGAAAGAGAGTGAAACTCTGGATATTGCTGACCATGTGCAGGCTGTTAAAATCCTTTTGGATGATTTGCTCAAGCACAACATCATTGCTGACTTCTCAGAAATTACTGGGGTTGGTCACCGTGTAGTAGCTGGTGGTGAAATTTTCAAAGAATCAGCCCTCATTGATGACCAAGTGTTGAAACAAATCGAGGACCTGTCTAGCTTGGCGCCTTTGCATAACCCAGCCAATGCTGCCGGAATCCGTGCCTTCAAGGATATCTTGCCTGATATTACGAGTGTGGCAGTCTTTGATACAGCCTTCCATACGACTATGCCTGAGCATGCCTATATGTACCCAATTCCTCAGAAATACTACAAGGAAAACAAAGTTCGTAAATACGGTGCCCACGGAACGAGTCACTACTATGTAGCTCACGAAGCCGCTAAGGTTTTGGGACGTCCGATTGAGGAGTTGAAATTGATTACAGCTCACATCGGAAACGGGGTATCCATCACAGCCAACTACCATGGTGAATCTGTTGACACTTCTATGGGCTTCACACCGCTTGCTGGTCCTATGATGGGGACTCGTTCAGGTGATATTGACCCAGCGATTATTCCTTACTTGATTGAGAATGTCGATGAGTTGAAAGACGCGTCGGACGTTGTCAACGTACTCAACAAACAATCTGGTCTGCTTGGTCTATCCGGTATTTCTAGCGATATGCGTGATATCGAAAATGGTTTGCAGGAAAAACATCCAGGCGCAGTCCTTGCTTACAATGTCTTCATTGACCGTATTAAGAAATTTATCGGTCAGTATCTTGCAGTTTTAAATGGGGCAGATGCCCTTGTCTTCACGGCAGGTATGGGTGAAAATGCACCGCTTATGCGCAATGACGTAGTAGAAGGCTTGTCTTGGTTTGGTATTGAGTTGGACCCAGAAAAAAATGTATTTGGCAACTATGGTGACATTTCAACGGCAGAATCAAAAGTTCGTGTCTTGGTTATTCCGACGGATGAAGAATTGGTTATTGCGCGTGAAGTGGAACGCTTGAAATAA
- a CDS encoding class I SAM-dependent methyltransferase yields the protein MNFENIEQAYGLLLENVQNIQNQLGTNIYDAMIEQNAAYMAGQHELETVVTNNQTLKSLELTKEEWRRAFQFLLIKANQTEPMQYNHQFTPDSIGFILSFLVEQLVSTPEITVLEIGSGTGNLAQTILNASPKKLDYLGIEVDDLLIDLSASMADVMQADISFAQGDAVRPQILKESQVIIADLPIGYYPDDQIASRYQVASSTEHTYAHHLLMEQSLKYLEKDGFAILLAPNDLLTSPQSDLLKNWLQDQANIVSMIALPPELFGKAAMAKSIFVLQKKTARQLMPFVYPLQSLKDKDVIQEFMVKFKNWKQGNAI from the coding sequence ATGAATTTTGAAAACATTGAGCAGGCCTACGGCCTGCTGTTAGAAAACGTACAGAACATCCAAAACCAGCTGGGCACCAATATTTACGATGCCATGATTGAGCAAAATGCGGCTTATATGGCTGGTCAGCATGAGTTGGAAACTGTTGTGACCAACAATCAGACTTTGAAGAGCTTAGAATTGACCAAGGAGGAATGGCGTAGAGCTTTTCAATTCCTACTGATTAAGGCCAACCAGACTGAGCCTATGCAGTACAATCATCAGTTTACACCAGACTCGATTGGCTTTATCCTGTCTTTCTTAGTAGAACAGTTGGTCAGCACACCAGAAATCACGGTCTTGGAAATCGGTTCGGGGACGGGGAATTTGGCGCAGACTATTCTCAATGCTAGCCCCAAAAAATTGGATTATCTGGGGATTGAAGTGGATGATCTCTTGATCGACTTGTCGGCCAGTATGGCAGATGTCATGCAGGCGGACATTTCCTTTGCTCAGGGGGATGCGGTACGTCCGCAGATTCTCAAGGAAAGCCAGGTCATCATCGCAGATTTGCCGATTGGTTATTATCCTGATGATCAGATTGCCAGTCGTTACCAGGTGGCCAGTTCGACCGAGCATACCTACGCTCATCATTTACTGATGGAGCAGTCGCTCAAGTATCTGGAAAAGGATGGATTTGCCATTCTTTTGGCTCCCAATGACCTTTTGACTAGTCCGCAAAGTGATTTATTGAAAAATTGGTTGCAGGACCAAGCCAATATTGTTTCTATGATTGCCCTGCCGCCAGAACTCTTTGGTAAGGCTGCTATGGCTAAGTCGATTTTTGTTCTACAGAAAAAGACGGCTCGTCAACTGATGCCTTTTGTTTATCCGCTCCAAAGTCTCAAAGACAAGGATGTTATCCAAGAATTTATGGTCAAATTCAAAAATTGGAAACAAGGGAATGCAATTTAG
- a CDS encoding folate family ECF transporter S component, which yields MEKKIPKLTVQLLAAIAMTLALVMIVENYFSIRISDTLQVQFTFIPNTILGAIAGPVWAAVFAAISDPVFVLFSGQTVLFTWILIEAVSAFIYGWFFYRKPLDTKNKADWLYVAGVVVLIQVVISFIMTPIALHFHFGTPWIALYSSRLIKAVFEIPLRIVVTMLVLPSLQKIPELAKLMGIK from the coding sequence ATGGAAAAGAAAATTCCAAAACTAACGGTGCAGTTGTTGGCTGCTATTGCGATGACCCTTGCCTTGGTCATGATTGTGGAGAACTATTTCTCTATTCGGATTTCTGATACTTTACAGGTTCAGTTTACCTTCATTCCCAATACTATTTTGGGAGCTATTGCTGGTCCGGTTTGGGCAGCTGTCTTTGCGGCTATTTCAGACCCAGTCTTTGTCTTGTTTAGCGGGCAAACGGTCCTCTTCACTTGGATTTTAATTGAGGCGGTATCGGCTTTTATCTACGGCTGGTTCTTCTATCGAAAACCGCTAGACACCAAGAACAAGGCTGATTGGCTCTATGTTGCAGGGGTTGTTGTCTTGATTCAGGTTGTGATTTCCTTTATCATGACACCGATTGCCCTCCATTTCCATTTTGGAACACCTTGGATTGCCCTGTATAGCAGTCGCTTGATTAAGGCAGTTTTTGAAATTCCATTACGCATTGTCGTGACCATGCTTGTCTTGCCAAGTTTACAAAAAATACCTGAATTGGCCAAGTTAATGGGCATTAAATAA
- a CDS encoding DUF1002 domain-containing protein, with product MKKTVSKLALATLVIGLVGAPMTAAHADIQTDVINEKWGKPTMVYGGGLSDAQVTEVNSLLNIKNIENVSRQVVQGQDMDQYLGTSGADTASLFSSVLVQKQESGKGVVVDIKTPQNITLITSTQYANAAITAGATDVLIDVVAPIQVTGESALTGVYKALEANGETVDPERTVVAQQELETVNEVATAHAGQENFDSSAFDKAIAEIKTGLAEYKDSQGQIASEDQINTIINDVLKQNGLNTVITADEISKLVTFAKAYQETSAIDSEEVAAQLKQFKSQAEQQISDAYKNLQDSGILEKIGSFFEGLWKGLIGLFS from the coding sequence ATGAAAAAAACAGTAAGTAAACTTGCTCTAGCCACTCTTGTGATTGGCCTGGTTGGAGCACCGATGACAGCTGCCCATGCAGACATTCAGACAGATGTCATCAATGAAAAATGGGGCAAGCCAACCATGGTATATGGCGGTGGTTTGTCAGATGCTCAAGTGACGGAGGTCAATAGTCTACTCAATATCAAGAATATTGAAAATGTCAGCCGTCAAGTGGTGCAGGGTCAGGATATGGACCAATATTTAGGGACTTCTGGTGCAGATACAGCCTCGCTCTTTTCATCTGTTTTGGTGCAGAAGCAGGAGTCAGGCAAGGGAGTTGTCGTTGACATCAAGACACCGCAGAATATCACCCTCATTACCTCAACTCAGTATGCTAATGCGGCCATTACCGCGGGAGCGACAGATGTCTTGATTGACGTTGTAGCTCCCATTCAGGTGACAGGTGAGTCTGCCTTGACGGGTGTTTACAAGGCTTTGGAGGCTAATGGCGAAACGGTAGATCCTGAGCGGACAGTGGTTGCCCAGCAGGAATTGGAAACCGTTAATGAAGTGGCGACTGCCCACGCAGGTCAAGAAAATTTTGACAGCTCTGCCTTTGACAAGGCTATCGCAGAAATCAAGACTGGCTTGGCAGAATACAAGGATTCTCAAGGTCAAATTGCCTCTGAGGACCAAATCAACACCATTATCAATGATGTCTTGAAACAAAATGGTCTGAATACAGTGATTACGGCTGATGAGATTTCCAAGCTGGTCACTTTTGCTAAAGCTTATCAGGAAACCAGTGCCATTGATTCGGAAGAAGTCGCTGCCCAGCTCAAGCAATTCAAGAGCCAGGCCGAGCAACAAATTTCAGATGCCTACAAAAATCTCCAGGATTCAGGCATTCTAGAGAAGATTGGTTCCTTCTTTGAGGGTCTTTGGAAGGGGCTTATCGGATTATTTTCATAA
- the comGE gene encoding competence type IV pilus minor pilin ComGE, with translation MVVIRNRKNKAYILLEGLVALSVLVTITSLFLSAMEVSRRQQAEGLYQQEVLNVAKMAVQTGQDNLSLNGVKVTVQRSDKLLAVYHEGREVARVEKN, from the coding sequence GTGGTCGTTATAAGAAATCGGAAAAATAAGGCCTATATCTTGCTGGAGGGGCTGGTGGCCTTGTCGGTTCTAGTCACTATTACCAGCCTCTTTCTTTCTGCCATGGAGGTCAGTCGCAGGCAACAGGCGGAGGGCTTGTATCAACAGGAGGTCCTCAATGTTGCCAAGATGGCGGTGCAGACGGGTCAGGATAATCTGTCGCTCAATGGTGTCAAGGTGACGGTCCAGCGGTCGGACAAGCTTTTGGCTGTCTATCATGAGGGAAGAGAGGTGGCGCGTGTTGAGAAAAACTAG
- a CDS encoding DUF4479 and tRNA-binding domain-containing protein, with translation MIFTYNKEYVGDVLMVIVADGKGQDVTVERKGKVARVYIEETGQTVAWNIFEVSSLIDLSGNGQVFLTDEQIAVLNAELSQEGFAESLVNDKEPKFVVGQIVELTPHPDSDHLNICQVNVGNKTVQIVAGAPNAAQGLKTIVALPGAMIPSGSLIFPGKLRGEDSFGMMCSPRELGLPNAPQVRGIIELDDSAVVGDPFEPAKHWKN, from the coding sequence ATGATTTTTACATATAATAAAGAATATGTCGGTGATGTGCTCATGGTCATCGTGGCTGATGGCAAAGGACAAGATGTAACAGTTGAACGCAAGGGCAAGGTTGCGCGTGTCTATATCGAGGAGACGGGGCAGACGGTAGCTTGGAATATTTTTGAAGTGTCTAGTCTGATTGATTTGAGCGGAAATGGTCAGGTCTTCTTGACAGACGAGCAGATTGCAGTCTTGAATGCAGAATTGAGTCAAGAAGGTTTTGCGGAGAGTTTGGTCAATGACAAGGAACCAAAATTTGTGGTCGGTCAGATTGTGGAATTGACACCGCACCCAGACAGCGACCACCTCAATATTTGTCAAGTCAACGTTGGCAACAAAACGGTGCAAATCGTAGCTGGCGCACCAAACGCAGCCCAAGGCCTCAAAACCATTGTTGCCCTGCCAGGAGCTATGATACCGAGCGGTAGCTTGATTTTCCCTGGTAAACTCCGTGGCGAGGATAGCTTTGGTATGATGTGTAGTCCGCGTGAATTGGGCCTGCCAAACGCACCGCAAGTTCGCGGTATTATCGAATTGGATGATAGCGCAGTCGTGGGCGATCCGTTTGAGCCTGCTAAACATTGGAAAAACTAA
- a CDS encoding DUF2785 domain-containing protein, giving the protein MKEILEKKLESNEHYSTEQINWLLDHIGDPDPIIRDQLVYASFCHLFLDEIISKDQAQQLFEQSQQRQLLSQDSLTRSFASLLYALIIGIDEDHPHYQNFLTNSQLQILFKQALDIFTFENDWRGYDENLGWIHAGAHGADFLLAATCHQAFPADKFEQAWQALIDCCLKQNSTFSAGEETRLAQIPVYLILNQKVSASILVTWMEQLDVPNQEPVEYFRWLNIQRFLSSIYFQLKSHQALAPEVEQAIEKQIRLY; this is encoded by the coding sequence ATGAAAGAAATTTTAGAAAAAAAGTTAGAAAGCAATGAACATTACAGCACTGAGCAAATCAATTGGCTCTTAGACCATATCGGCGACCCTGACCCTATCATTCGTGACCAGCTGGTCTATGCCAGTTTCTGCCACCTTTTTCTGGATGAAATCATTAGCAAAGACCAGGCTCAGCAACTTTTTGAACAGAGCCAGCAAAGGCAACTTCTCTCACAAGATAGTCTAACTCGCAGTTTTGCCAGCCTGCTCTATGCTTTGATTATAGGCATAGATGAGGACCATCCTCACTATCAGAATTTCCTGACTAACAGCCAGCTCCAAATCCTCTTTAAACAAGCCTTGGACATTTTTACTTTTGAAAATGACTGGCGTGGCTACGATGAAAATCTGGGCTGGATACATGCTGGTGCACATGGAGCGGATTTTCTCCTCGCTGCTACCTGCCACCAAGCCTTCCCAGCCGACAAGTTTGAGCAGGCTTGGCAAGCTCTTATAGACTGCTGCCTCAAGCAAAACAGCACATTTTCAGCAGGTGAAGAGACGAGATTGGCCCAGATACCTGTTTATCTCATCCTCAATCAAAAGGTTTCGGCTTCAATCCTAGTCACATGGATGGAGCAATTAGATGTCCCCAATCAAGAGCCGGTTGAGTATTTCCGTTGGCTCAATATTCAACGATTTCTATCCAGCATCTATTTCCAACTCAAATCACACCAAGCTTTGGCACCAGAAGTTGAGCAAGCCATTGAAAAACAAATACGGCTATACTAG
- the comGF gene encoding competence type IV pilus minor pilin ComGF codes for MRKTRCAAFTLLECLVALVIVSGSLLVFEGLSKLVVHEVRYQDQRVEKNWLLFCDQLRSEWEVASLDRVDAGRIYIRQDGQALAFGKSRSDDFRKTNDRGQGYQPMLYGVKAASYSQSGQIVRLDVTFETGEERSFVYAFEEKG; via the coding sequence TTGAGAAAAACTAGGTGTGCTGCCTTTACTCTTCTGGAATGTCTGGTGGCCTTGGTCATCGTTTCAGGCAGTTTGCTGGTCTTTGAGGGCTTGTCAAAATTGGTGGTCCACGAAGTTCGCTACCAGGACCAGCGTGTTGAGAAGAACTGGTTACTCTTCTGTGACCAGCTGCGCAGTGAATGGGAGGTGGCCAGTTTAGACAGAGTTGATGCGGGTCGGATTTATATCAGGCAAGATGGTCAGGCCCTGGCCTTTGGCAAGTCACGGTCAGATGATTTTCGTAAGACCAATGACCGGGGGCAGGGCTACCAGCCCATGCTTTACGGTGTCAAGGCGGCTAGCTATAGTCAATCTGGTCAGATTGTTCGATTGGATGTGACGTTTGAAACTGGCGAGGAGAGGAGTTTCGTCTATGCTTTTGAAGAAAAAGGTTAA
- the comGD gene encoding competence type IV pilus minor pilin ComGD produces the protein MRKLKPLIQITNKAFTLLESLLVLFIVSFLALALSGSVQSAFRSVQETVFFWEFEELYKDSQRLAVNSQQEIHLQLTDIQLSNGHQSVQVPASIDVLTEQAIVFDKKGGNSSLAKLSFGARGKTVSYQLYIGSGRYKKSEK, from the coding sequence ATGAGAAAGCTAAAGCCTCTAATCCAGATAACCAATAAAGCCTTTACTCTGCTAGAAAGTCTGTTGGTTCTTTTTATCGTGAGCTTTCTTGCGCTGGCTTTGTCGGGTTCTGTCCAGTCGGCTTTTCGGTCGGTGCAGGAGACGGTTTTCTTCTGGGAGTTTGAGGAGCTTTATAAGGATAGCCAGCGTCTGGCGGTCAACAGCCAGCAGGAAATTCATTTGCAACTGACGGATATCCAACTGTCCAACGGTCATCAGTCCGTGCAGGTGCCTGCTAGTATCGATGTACTGACTGAGCAGGCTATTGTTTTCGATAAAAAAGGTGGGAATTCCTCGCTTGCCAAGCTGTCCTTTGGGGCGAGGGGCAAGACGGTGTCGTATCAATTATATATAGGGAGTGGTCGTTATAAGAAATCGGAAAAATAA